The genomic stretch AAGTTTAATTCAATGACCCTGCATCAATAACCCAGAGAAGGTGGAGTAACTCACGGACGAGACGCACAGTTCCACTTCTTGACTGTATTTCGATAATGCCACAGGATGAAGTGGTAAGCATATCTTGCACAGGAATGTCCCTTTTACTAAAAGAATTGCTTCCCTCCCGAATACCAAGCGCGTGTTGTAGCTCTGAGACGGTCAGTGGGCGACGTGCATAAACTATCCAAGTAATGGCGCGTTTTGCCAATGCTGGGTACTCCCCCTTTTGAGAATTAATCCTGTTCATGAGTGCCAGGTACATTGATTGTACATCGTCGGAGAGCTCGTCTAGACTGTTTGATAAGCTGTTCATGGTGGTGTACCCCTGTAGAGACTGTGACTTGAGTGACGCAACTAGGAACCTGAACAATGTGTCAACAATACAAATAAAATCTCAGGAAATGACACCCACATTCCGTTGGAGATTGCCAAGATTTTATCGCATATTTCCTCCAAAAACTCTGCATTTTGTCGAACTATCCGGGCAACACTGGCTGTCCGTGGGATGGTTTTATGCAAAAAGAGCCGTATGTCCCCTTGATTTTGGTCCCCAATAGTCATGTGTATGGTGTCATTCGGAAGGTCAAAAATCTCCAAGCCAATGATTCGTGACGTGAAAAATAATGAAACGGGAAGTCTCCGGAGAACCGACATGAGCTCAATCTGTGCACAGTCCGGCAACTCGTCCAGAGCATCCAAGACAACGCGAacattggtgaaagacaaAATCATGTTGGAGAGTATGGTAATTAACTCAGTTTCTGAAGGCTGGCTTCGTCGTATTTGATGTATCTCGT from Psilocybe cubensis strain MGC-MH-2018 chromosome 2, whole genome shotgun sequence encodes the following:
- a CDS encoding Vegetative incompatibility protein HET-E-1, which produces MATFTPITWVINTVLGQFEQDPDNCEENRHIVEWLTPIRSDATHYDTISKRTPGTGEWVLCSTQFKEWISGQRRILLLDGKPGSGKTIIAAIVIEHLMDLSLPYLLGTDAVLFLYCRHNETWTISQYLGSLIAQLFTNYRGNSSVAQHVLNSYEIHQIRRSQPSETELITILSNMILSFTNVRVVLDALDELPDCAQIELMSVLRRLPVSLFFTSRIIGLEIFDLPNDTIHMTIGDQNQGDIRLFLHKTIPRTASVARIVRQNAEFLEEICDKILAISNGMFLVASLKSQSLQGYTTMNSLSNSLDELSDDVQSMYLALMNRINSQKGEYPALAKRAITWIVYARRPLTVSELQHALGIREGSNSFSKRDIPVQDMLTTSSCGIIEIQSRSGTVRLVRELLHLLWVIDAGSLN